In the Bacteroidota bacterium genome, CCTGCAAGGTTCACACTATTTGCAATAATGATGTTATCGCCTAATATGCAATCGTGCGCAATGTGCACGTAAGCCATGAGCAAACAATTTTTACCAACAGCCGTTTTCATTTTATCCACGGTGCCTTTGTTGATGGTAACACATTCGCGTATCACAGTATTGTCGCCTATTTCAGCAGTTGTCGCTTCTCCGGCAAATTTTAAATCTTGCGGTATAGCCGAAATCACTGCGCCCGGAAAAATTTTACAATTTTTCCCAATACGTGCACCCGAAAAAATAGTCACATTGGGACCAATCCAAGTGTTGTCGCCAATTACCACATCTTCATCCACAAATGAAAATGGAGAAATGGTTACGTTAGCACCGATTTTAGCGTTGGGATGTATAAAATTTAATGTATTCATACGCTTGCTGCTACATTAATTTCTTTGGGTTGCTTGTCTTTAATCACTTGCGCCAACATTACCGCCTCACACACTTCTCTTCCGTTTACATAAGCCACCCCACGCATATTTACCAAACCGCGTCGGATAGGACTTTCGAGCGTTAATCTAAACACAACCGTATCGCCCGGCAATACTTTTTGCTTGAATTTAACCCCGTCAATTTTCATAAAATACGTACTGTAATATTCGGGATCCGGTACTTGTGAAAGCGCAAATATGCCTCCCACTTGCGCCATCGCTTCAAGCTGCAACACACCCGGAAAAACAGGATTTCCAGGAAAGTGGCCTTGAAAAAAGGGTTCGTTGAAACTGATATTTTTTACCCCCACAATACTGGAACTATCCATTTCCATAATCTTATCCACCATTAAAAATGGGTAGCGATGCGGAAGCATTTTGGTGATGTCGTTAATGTTGTAGAGGGCATCTTTGGTCAAGTCAAACTGCATGATTCTAGCCTTCTTCTTTGCCTTCTCTTCTTTGATGAGTTCCTTCACTTTCTTAGCAAAGGCAACATTTCCGGCGTGACCGGGACGAGCCGAAAGAATATGTGCTTTAAGTGGCATTCCGGCCAAAGCCATATCCCCAACAATATCTAACAGTTTATGACGGGCTGGCTCATTTTGATATTGTAGTTTTAAATTATTCAATACCCCCTTTCCAACAATTTTCATGCTTGGTTTATTGAATAAACGTGCCAATTCATCCAATTTTTCTTGCGAAACTTCTTGAGATACTATTACGATGGCGTTATTTAAATCGCCGCCTTTTGCTAAGCCATGTTTGAGCAACATTTCAAGCTCATGCAAAAAAACAAAGGTGCGGCACTTACTAATTTCTTCTTTGAATTCGCCAATGTGGTACATGCTGGCATGCTGTGTTCCTAGCACATCTGAATTATAATCTACCATCACCGTAAGGCGATACTCGGCCGAAGGAACCATTAACATTTCCACATGTTTTTCAGGATCTTCGTAAGTTAGCGTGCGGTCTACCACAAAATATTCGCGGATGGCATCCTGTTCCACAAAACCTGCTTTCTCAATGGCTTCCACAAAGGGTTTGGCACTGCCATCCATGATGGGCACTTCCGGTCCGTCGATTTCGATGTGTGCATTATCTATTTGCATCCCCACAAGGGCGGCTAGAATGTGTTCAACGGTACTAACTTTTACACCGTTTTTACCCAAGGTAGTTCCACGCGAAGTGTCCACTACTAAATCACAATCGGCTTCAATTACCGGTTTGCCCTCTACATCAATCCGCTGAAATTTATATCCATAATTTTCGTCTGCCGGATTTATGGTCATAGTGGCTGCGGCGCCGGTATGAAGACCTACGCCTGAAATGGTGATTGAATTTTTAAGGGTTCTTTTTTTCTCTGCCATTTTTTACAAATTCATTTTTAAAGCCTTAAATGTAAAGCTTATAAAATTATGAATCGCAAATATAAGGAAGTCTGTGAATTTTACTTTTGAATAAATAGGGGCAGCAAAGAAATAAGAAAAACTTAAGTAGGATATAGCTTATAAAATTTTTAGCTAGAAAGAAGGTTTAAGTTTCAATGCATTTAATTCTAAAAATGTTCCACCTACATAAGTATTCTTCATGCCGTGTTGAGAGAGGAAAACATGCGCATGTCTACAATCAGTACCTGAACCGCAGCAGAGCACCAATGGTTTTTGCATGGCATTTAATTCCTCAAGGCGGTCGGGAATTTCTTTTAAAGGGATGTTGATTGATTCAGGAATATGTCCTTTTGCGTAGTCTTCGGGATTGCGCACATCCACAATGGTGTGTTGCGGTGCTTTTAAAATTTCATTGAGTTCCATATTACCTGAATTTTAAAACAAGTTTATTAAAATATTTTTAATGTAAAATTATTTTTTCAAAATAAAACTCAACTTGCTGTAGTTAAATATTAAAATATTAACTATTGAATAGGTTGATAAAATTGAACGCGGAAGACGCGGATTATTATGATTGACGCGGATTTAATTTCAATAAATAAGAATCTCTGTGGCACCAAATCCATACTTGGCGTAAGATGCATCGTGGTATTTTAATTTGGGATAATTTTGGAGTGCTTTATACACTTCTGCCTTAAGGCGACCGGTGCCAATGCCATGAATAACGATAAGCTTCTTAAGGTGAAGCGCAATGGCTTCATCTAATTTTTGTGTAAAATGCCGCAATTGAATTTGCACAATTTCCGCATTGCTCATCCCACTAAAATTATCTACCAATTCTTCGATATGCAAATCAATCTCACTTTCTTCGATGCGGCTTTCTTGCAGTTTAATGGATTTAATTTTGAGTTTATCTTTTATTTCCAGTTTCGAATTTTCGAAATATTGGCGAAGCTCTTCTTCAGGAATGGTGAGCGGTGGCGCTATGCTATAAAGTTCGAACACGACTGCCCTGCCCTGCACAAACTGTGAGTTTTCATAGCTTTTTTCAATGAAGAGTTTATCTTGTCTTACTTTCAAAGCGGCTTGCACGGGAGCTTGCGTTTCATATTTATCCTTTTTAAAGAGCAACAATTGAAAACGAATTTCACGGCATTCATTTATTTTTTGGCGCTTTAAACGAAATAATTCAAGCGTGGAATTGGGCGTGGCTTCAGCATTTTTTTGCCATTTAAACTCACCTTCATCGGCAATAAAATAAGTAAAGAGCAGGTTAAATGAAGTTGTGTTTGACAAACTTACAATCAAATCACTATTGCTTACATTGCTCGAATCCATTGCTTCAAAGCAAATAAAAAGCTTATCTTTTTTACTTGGAATAAAAGTGATGTTGTGGGAATTTCCTTCAGATTTCTTTTCTGGCAAGACCGTACTTTCAACCACAACTGGCTTAGCACCGGCCACCGGAAACGAATCGGCCACCAAATCATTTACCTGCACCGGAATTTCAAATCCGCCTTCAATATCCACCAAGACCGTAGTGCTATTAATAATTTTTGAAATGCTTCCTTTTTCTTTCGAATTAAGGAAACGGACTTTATCGCCTATGGAATAATTCATGCTGTAAAAAAACGAAAAAAATGCTTTGGAATTAGGGTTAGTGAATAAAGAAAGTTATCTTAACTTTGGGAAAATACGCACCTTAAAATAATTTATTGGTTGAAAAAAAATATTCTCATACTTACCTTAACTTTTTTATGCTGTGTATCATTTTGCTCTGCGCAGCTAAGCTTTCAGAAAAAATATAGCGGAAGCAATGAATCAAGGGCATTATCGGTTGTGCAAACGAAAGATAATGGTTTTGTTTTTTGTGGCCTCATTTCTGGTGCGGGAACAGCGAATAATGGTATTTATTTGGTAAGCACCGACAGCCTTGGAGATACACTTTGGACAAAAATAATTGGTAGTGGAGTCTATAACTTTGGAAATTGTTTACAACAAACAAAGGATGGCGGATTTATTATCTTTGGCTTTATGGATCCGGGAGCGGTTTTGATTAAAACCGATTCATTGGGCGTTATAAATTGGGCTCGCTCCTATACCATTCCCAATAAACTTTTACAAGGTATGTCAGTAAGACAAACTCTGGATAGCGGCTATATTATGGTAGGTACTTCATACCCTCATCCCAGTTTAAATCAAGATGCTTTTTTAATACGTATCAATTCAGTTGGAGATACGTTATGGTCCAAAACAATTGGTAGTCCTTTGTCTGAATCCGGAGCTGCTGTAATTCAAACACACGATAGTGGATTTGCTGTTTTAGTGGATGTTTTTGGAGGCAATAGTTTTTTAATGAAATTTGGGTTGCAAGGGAATTTAATTTTTTCTAAACCATACCATGCAGCACACAGTTTAGACTTGCTTGAATTGCCGGATAGTAGTTTAATGATTGCAGGAAAAATTACCTACTTCTCAGGCTTTGATGGCTTGCTTTTTAAAACCAAACCAAATGGAGACACCATTTGGGCAAAAATATATTATGGTTCCGGTGAAGATGATTTTACCAACATTCATCAAACAAACGATGGAGGTTTTATACTTTGTGGTTCAAGAAATAATACCAATATAAATGGCACAGGAAACCGAGCATCCCTTGTAAAGACGAACGCTAGCGGCGATACACTTTGGACAAGAACCTATGGTAAACCGGGTAATAGCATTGGAGGATTTGGAATGTCTGTTCAACAAACTATGGATAAAGGATACATTTTAGCAGGTTATACTTATAATGATTCAACTTCGAATTATGAAATCAACTTATTGAAGACAGATTCGTTCGGAATTGCTGCTTGTAATCAAGGAAAATTAGCCACTCAAGTAACACAAATTTCAATCTACTCTCATAATGCTTCATTAGCTCTAAGTCCAAGCGGTATTAATGTATCAAACCCTGTATTAACGGTTTTCTCAGGAGGCAATCCACAAACTCTTTGCAGCACTTTAGGTTATTCTGATTTAGCCTCATCAAATAAAAATATTACATTATTTCCCAATCCTTCTGTTGGACATTTTAATATTGCTTTTCCAAACCTCATCGAAAATGGGAAACTAACAGTTTATGATCTAATTGGTAGAAGTTTTTTTGCAAGCAATATACTTCATGAATCTCAAAAAGAAATTCATATCAAAGGAATTTCTCCCGGAATTTATTTTGTGAAAGTGTTTGATGGGGAGCAAGAGCAGATTAAAAAGATTTGCATAGAATAAATAATAATGAAGTTAAATTTTTAGGATGATAAAAAATTGTTTAGCACTTTGCTTTGGATTGATATCCTATGTTAACATAAGCTTTGCTCAGGTTACGTTTCAGAAAATCTATGGTGGCCCAGAAAAGGATTTTACTTCTTCAGTCAGGCAAACACCTGATGGTGGATATATACTTGCTTGCAATACGCAGGGTACAACCAACACCAGCCCCAATATTTATCTTTTAAAGACAGATAACAATGGAATTATCCTTTGGTCGAAAACAATCGGGGGAACAGCTTATGAAAGCGCATCAGCAGTTGAGTCGACCTTTGATAAAGGCTTTATTATTTGGGGACAAAAATTCACACCTGTTGGAGCCCTTAGTGGGATTTGGTCGCTTCTATTAATAAAAGCTGATTCTATAGGGGGCATTCTTTGGACCAAAGAATTCAATTTTACTAACGGAGATGATGCAAATTCGATCAAGCAAACTAAGGATGGAGGATTCATTATTGCAGGAAGCGGAAATCACGGTAATATAGTTTATATCTTTAGGACTGATTCAATTGGAAATACATCCTGGGCAAAAAAATTTGATGGAGTGTCTAATGAAAGAGCTTCATCTGTGCAGGAAACAGCTGACGGAGGTTATATTATTTCAGGCTATACAAGGAGCTTTGGGGCAGGCGATGATGACTTCTATTTGATAAAAACAGACTCAACAGGAAATTTACTCTTCTCAAAAACATTTGGAGGAGCGGGCAGCGACATATCAAATTCGTCTTTGCAAACTGCTGATGGAGGATTCATTGTATTAGGAACGACAAATAGTTTTGCAAGTGGGACTATTGATGTGTATCTTGTAAAAACGGACTCAGCCGGAAATTTGATGTGGTCTAAAACATATGGCGGGCCAGGATCTGATTTTGGTTATAGAATCGAGCAGACCTCTGATGGAGGATTTGTTATTTCAGGACATACTAATAGCTTTGGAGCAGGCTCAAATGATGCTCTAATCATAAAAACCAATTCTACAGGAAGCTTACTCTGGTCAAAAACCTATGGCGGGTTGCAGTCTGATTATGGCCTATCTATTCTGCAGACAACTGATAAGGGTTTCATCCTGGGAGGAACCACTGAAAGTTTTGGTGCTGCTGGAGGAGATGATGTTTATTTAATAAAAACTGACTCATTAGGAAATTCCGGCTGCAACTTTACGGTCTCAGCATTTATTGAAGGAACACCCTTAACTGTAGTTACAATTCCATTAAATACTGAATCAGCACTAGTGGCGTATAGCGGGACTTCTTCTGTCCCTTCCATTAATGGTGGGTTTACTTCAACAATTCTTTGCATGACTTCCACAAAAGAGAAAGAGGTCACTACTGATCTTTTTAACATTTTCCCCAACCCCACTTCCGACAATTTCACCATTTCCTTCAACAAAAAAATAACAAAAGGATTTCTTCAAATCTTTAACCTACTAGGAAATAAGGTTTTTGAAGAAAATATTTTTGAGCAAAGTCAAAAAGAAATTCAGCTGAAAAGTATTTCTCCGGGGATCTATTTTGTGAAAGTGCTTGATGGGGAATATGAATATTGTAGTAAATTAATTTTGGAGTACGGGGAAAATTAATTTAATTGCAGTTAGGATGAAGATTTGAATTATGATGGAGTTTTTTCCACCCCCTGCCCCCGCCAGCGGGGGATATATGAAAAAGGGGTTCTGAATTTGAAATTCAGAACCCCTTTTATTTGAAATATCTACAAATTATGCGTTTTCTGCCACTTTTGGTGCAGCATCCATAATTTCTTTGCTAGCATTGCTGGCGTATTGTGCAAAGTTTTTCACGAAGGAAGCTGCTAAATTATTCGCTTTTGCATCGTAAGCATCTTTGTCTTTCCAGGTGTTGCGTGGATTTAAGATTTCTGCAGGAACTCCTGTAATGGCAGTTGGCATGGCTAAATTAAATACCGGTAAGGTTTCGAATTTTGCTTTGTCTAATTCTCCATTTAACGCTGCTGTAATTAATGAACGAGTGTATGATAGTTTAATTCGCTCCCCAACTCCATAAGCTCCACCGCTCCAACCGGTATTGATCATCCACACATTTACTTTTGAATCTTTTAATTTTTTACCTAATAACTCTGCGTATTTGGTTGGATGCAAAGGCAAGAATGCTTTTCCAAAACAAGCGGAGAAAGTAAGTGTTGGCTCGGTAATTCCTACCTCTGTTCCAGCCACTTTTGCCGTGTATCCGCTAATGAAATAGAACATGGCTTGACTAGCTGTTAACTTGCTAATTGGAGGCAACACGCCGAATGCATCGCAAGTAAGGAAGAAAATATTTTTTGGTGCTGCACCAACCGACGGAGAAACTGCATTCTCAATATAATTTATTGGATAAGCTACACGAGTATTTTCAGTTTTCGAAATGTTGGTATAATCAACTTGTGTGGTACCTTCGTAGAACTCAATGTTTTCAAGCAAAGAACCAAATTTAATGGCATTAAAAATTTCGGGCTCCTTTTCCTTTTTTAAGTCTACACATTTTGCATAGCAACCACCTTCGAAGTTAAACACGCTATTATCCGCCCAACCGTGCTCATCGTCCCCAATTAATGGGCGATTTGGATCGGCTGATAAGGTAGTTTTACCAGTGCCGGATAAGCCAAAGAAAATGGCAGTATCTCCATCCTTACCAATGTTTGCTGAGCAGTGCATACTCAACACATTTTTTTCGTGAGGCAAAACATAATTTAAAACGGAGAAAATACCTTTTTTAATTTCGCCGGTGTATCCTGTTCCACCAATAAGAATCATCTTTTTAGTAAAATTCAATACTGCAAAATTATGTTGGCGGGTGCCATCAATTTCGGGAACGGCTTTAAAATCAGGAGCACAAATAATTGTCCATTCAGGTTCGAAATTCATGATTTCTTCTTTCGTTGGACGAAGAAATAAATTGTTGGCAAATAAGTTAGACCAAGGAAATTCAGTAACTACACGAATGTTTAAACGGTGAGCAGGATCTGCGCAAGCATAAGCATCACGCACATACACTTCTCGCTCGGTTAAATAAGCACTGATGCGGTGAAATAAACGGTCAAATTTATCGGCATCAAATTTAATGTTGATATCGCCCCACCAAACGCTGTTTTCGGTTTTTTCGTCACACACTACAAATTTATCGCGAGGGGAACGGCCGGTAAATTCACCGGTATCCACAGCAAGTGCACCGCTATCAGCCAACACACCTTGTCCTAACACTATTGTTTCTTCCACTAATTCGGCAGGGGAAAGATTCCAGTACGCTGCCGACACATTTTTTAATCCGATTGAAGCTAAGGTTGCGTCCTTTGCTTTTGTTCCGTATTCGTTCATGACTTAGTTTTTAGTTTGTATCTTATAATTAAAACGGGCTGCAAATTTAATTATTATTTTCAATCCCTAATTTATCGTCGTTTTGGATGGCATTGTCCATTTTCATTCAGGTGTACAAGGTTCTTCTCGGTAAAAAGCTTTTTAGCTCCTGAAATAAACTTATCTCTTTGATTTCCGCTTAATTCTTCCAGCATAAAGCAATAGTCCACTTCTCCTTCGCGGCCCCAAGCATTCATTTCGTAAGCAAGACTCACTTGCTCACTTTTATTAAATGTTTCGATATACTGTTTAAAACTATTCATTGCAGCGCCATCGGTTCCTTCACCAATACTATAAAAGGATACGCTCAGGGCATAAACAATTTTAATTGGTTCTTCCACTTTAGGAGGTGCTTCAGCTTTCTTTTCATGCGCTTTTTGTTGAGCAGGGTCCGCATAGGTTACAAGTACCTCGGCTTCCTTTACTTCACTATTGGGTTTTACTTCTTCCACCACATCTGTTTTAGGATTTTTTTTGGTTGACTTGCAGGCCATTCCGCTTAAAGTAATGGCAAGAACTAAGGAGGTGTTAATTATTCTGTTCATTTTTGTGTTTTTTAATAAGGTACTAAAAGTACTGATTTAATACGGATAAATATACAATCCTTTACCTGAATAAAAAATATGATTTGTGTCTTCTATCCGACAAACCTTTTCATTGAAAGAAACGTACTTTGTAAAAAAAGGGAAAATGAAACTACGAATTGCGATTTTAGTCGGATGCTTTGCAAGCATTAACATTAGTCAAGCACAAAAAATTGTTTTATTGGAACAGTTCACCAATTCGGGTTGCTCAATATGTGCTACGCATGATTCTACCACATATAAATATGTTAAGAATAATCCTACCCAACTGATAGCAATATCCTACCACACCGCTTTCCCTTATTTTGATTCGATGTACCTTGAAAATATGGCCGAGTCTAATGCACGAACAGCTTTTTATGGAATTTCGTTTGTGCCCTACTCCATAATTGACGGTAACTTTTATCGCAACAGCACCCCTAATTTTAATTCTGTACTAAGTAGTACTGTTGGCAGCCGAGCCGCAATAAATCCAAATTACAACATTCAAGCTGTTTCTAACACTTATTCGGGAAACTTATTGCAGTGCAAAATCGCATTTCAATCTTTGTATGCATCTAATCATAACGATTCACTTCGCGCACACGTTGTGGTAATTGAAGAAGAAGTGCTTAAAAATTCCTATGCCGCATTACCCGGCAACAACACGCAAAACGTTTACAATTATGTAATGCGGAAAATGCTTCCGAATGCAGGCGGTTCGCATTTACTAAACCGCACAATTGGTGGGACAGATACGCTTAATTTATTTTGGAACATGCAACATATTAAAGATAAAAGTGAAGTAAGAGTTGTTGCTTTTGTGCAAAATGTAAACACACAAGAAATATACAATGCTTTACTAATGACTCCTATTGAATTAACTTCTATTGCAGAAACAGATAATAGGAAGTATGAAATTAAGCTCTATCCTAATCCTGCCAAAGAAATGGTTCACTTAAGCATATTATTTCCAATTAAAAATGCCCATTTGACGGTTATAAATGCGCTTGGTGAAGTTGTATATTCAAAAGAAAAAATAACTGAAAATGAACTAAGCATCTCAACAGACTCCTTTAAAAGTGGAATGTATTGTATTCAACTAAAAAGCAATGAACAATTGATTCAAAAGAAATTACTTGTTGAATAATACTGTATGAACCCATAGTATTAGTTGCAATGTCAGCCTTTTTGTAAAGCTTCCCAAAACTCTAATGCCCTTCGTGTGTGGGGAATAACGATGCTTCCTCCAACCATATTGGCAATGGCAAATACTTCAAATACTTCGGTCGTATCCACACCATTTTCATGGCATTTTTGTAAGTGATATTTAATACAGTCGTCGCAGCGCAAAACCATGGATGCCACCAAACCAAGCATTTCTTTTGTTTTTACAGACAGGGCGCCTGCTGCATAGGTATTGGTATCCAAATTAAACAAACGCTTCATTATTAAATTGTCGGAATCTAATATTTTAGCATTCATGCGCGACCTATACGCATTAAAATCTTCAACTTGTTTATCCATGATTAGCACTATATGTTACTGATTCGACAAAATCATTTTTTTAGTAACTGCTCCTTCGTTGGTTTTGAGGCAGTAATAATAAATACCGGCGGCCATGTTTTCGGCATCCATTAATACCTGATAGGATCCTACCGCTTTTGCTTCGTTTACCAGCGTTTTAACCAATGCTCCATAGGCGTTGTAAACACTTAAATTTACATTTCCCGCTTGAGCGATATCAAAATCGAAAATGGTTTGTTTAGTGAAAGGATTGGGTAAATTTTGATGCACAGTTGATTTTTGAATGTTTGAAACAGTGGGAATGTCAGTAGTATTGATGGCTATTTTGTATACTTTACCTTCATCATACGAAATAACATAAATATTATTTTGGCGGTCAACTCCGAATGCCGAAATGGTTTTTTGTTGCGCTGATGCTGACGGCCGATCAATAATAACAGCATTGGTAGTGGGGTTAATACCATCGTAATTTAATGCCCAAATGCGACCAGAAACATAATCTCCATAAATATACTTTCCATAAAGTGCCGGTAAGGTTGTTCCTCTATAAACATATCCACCTGTTACCGAGTAATTTGAACTGCCTTGTGGATACTCCCAAACAGGTTTTCGTTTGAGTGTAGTATCGCACACACTTGCACTATAGCAATGCATACCTTCCATTACATTCCAACCATAATTTAATCCACTTTCCAAAATATCCACTTCCTCGTAAGCATTTTGCCCTACATCCCCTGCCCACATTTTTCCACTCACCGAATCCAAGCTAAAGCGCCAAGTGTTGCGCATTCCATAAGTAAATATTTCTTGGCGGTAGCCGGATAAATTACCATAAAAAGGATTGTCCAATGGTATGGAATAATTTAAAGGAGCAGCAGCAGAATCCACATTAATTCTTAAAATTTTACCCAATAAAACAGTCTTATTTTGTCCATACCCTAGTGGATCACCACCTGAACCACCATCTCCAAAAGCGCAATACAAATAACCATCTAAGCCAAAATTTAAACAGCCGCCATTATGATTGCCATAGGGTTGTGATAAATTTAGTATCTCTAACTTACTGCTAAACAAGGCAGAATCAGGATTGTTAGTACTTACTTGAAAGCGTGAAATATAGGATTTAAGTGAACCACTTAAACTATTGGTATAGTTCACATAAAAGTAGCCATTAGTTGCATAATCAGGATGAAATGCAAGACCCAATAAACCGGTTTCGCCCGATGAACCGGATTGACTAACAATACTCGATAAATTCAAAAACAATTTTGCTGTGATTGGGGTACCGGCGGGATCAATAGAAAAAATTTTTCCATGCTTTTCCACCACAAACATGCGGCTACTGGAATCCGGAACGCTCTTTAATTCGATTGGATACAAAAAAGTGTAGGATAAACTCGGAAAAGCAGGCTGCAGCATATAGTTTTGAGCTGTAGCCATAAAATTTAACAGGGTAAAAAGTGCGAATAGCCGATAGTGATATTTCATAAGAATTAATAAGGGTTAATACTTGTTAGGGTGATTGGTGAGCCAAATATAACTTCAATAAAAACAGTACACAAATTGAAAAACATAATTTTACCCTCATTGTTTAATTGTTAATATTGCGCACTAAAATTTTATGCCCATTATGAAAAAAATAGCCTTCCTAATTATTTGCCCTCTATTTATTTGGATGAATAGTGCCCGGAGTCAATCACAGCTTAATTCTGCTGAAATATTATTGGGTATGAAAAAACTGAGTACTGTCGGTTCGGTGTTATATATTGCCGCACATCCTGATGATGAAAACACCCGCTTACTCTCCTATCTCGCAAAAGAAAAAAACCTTAGAACCGGCTATTTATCGATAACACGTGGAGATGGAGGGCAAAATTTAATTGGCAAAGAACAAAGTGAAGCATTGGGCTTGATAAGAACGCAGGAACTATTGGCTGCGCGAAGAGTGGATGGTGCGGAACAATTTTTCACCCATGCAAATGACTTTGGATATAGTAAAAATCCAGAAGAAACCTTTGGGTTTTGGAACAAGGACAGTATACTTGCAGATGTGGTGTGGGTGATTCGAAATTTTAAACCGGATGTGCTCATTTGCCGCTTTCCAACCACCGGAGAAGGGGGGCACGGCCACCATACTGCCTCGGCAATACTTGCATTGGAAGCTTTTGATGCTGCTGCAGATGCAAACCGTTTTCCGGAGCAGTTAAAATACACTCAGGTTTGGCAAGCTAAACGAGTATTTTGGAACACGTTTAATTTTGGGGGAACAAATACCACCGCCTCCAATCAGTTGCAAGTGGATGTGGGCGTTTTTAATCCGCTTACCGGAAAAAGTTATGGAGAAGTTGCTGCAGAAAGTCGCTCCAATCATAAGAGCCAAGGGTTTGGTTCCGCAAAATCAAGAGGTACTACTGTCGAATATTTTAAATTACTCAAAGGTGATTCAACTAAGTTAAGTTTATTTGATGGCATCGTGCAAGACTGGAATCGCTTTAAAGAAACAAGTAAAGTAAAAGCACAAGTTGAGAGTTGCATTGCAAATTTCAATGCGCTTAATCCCTCAAAATCAATCCCTGAGCTAATTTTAATTTATAGAGCTTTACAACAATTAGAAGATAAAAATGAACAAATCAGTTACTGGAAAA is a window encoding:
- the pckA gene encoding phosphoenolpyruvate carboxykinase (ATP), translated to MNEYGTKAKDATLASIGLKNVSAAYWNLSPAELVEETIVLGQGVLADSGALAVDTGEFTGRSPRDKFVVCDEKTENSVWWGDINIKFDADKFDRLFHRISAYLTEREVYVRDAYACADPAHRLNIRVVTEFPWSNLFANNLFLRPTKEEIMNFEPEWTIICAPDFKAVPEIDGTRQHNFAVLNFTKKMILIGGTGYTGEIKKGIFSVLNYVLPHEKNVLSMHCSANIGKDGDTAIFFGLSGTGKTTLSADPNRPLIGDDEHGWADNSVFNFEGGCYAKCVDLKKEKEPEIFNAIKFGSLLENIEFYEGTTQVDYTNISKTENTRVAYPINYIENAVSPSVGAAPKNIFFLTCDAFGVLPPISKLTASQAMFYFISGYTAKVAGTEVGITEPTLTFSACFGKAFLPLHPTKYAELLGKKLKDSKVNVWMINTGWSGGAYGVGERIKLSYTRSLITAALNGELDKAKFETLPVFNLAMPTAITGVPAEILNPRNTWKDKDAYDAKANNLAASFVKNFAQYASNASKEIMDAAPKVAENA
- a CDS encoding T9SS type A sorting domain-containing protein translates to MKLRIAILVGCFASINISQAQKIVLLEQFTNSGCSICATHDSTTYKYVKNNPTQLIAISYHTAFPYFDSMYLENMAESNARTAFYGISFVPYSIIDGNFYRNSTPNFNSVLSSTVGSRAAINPNYNIQAVSNTYSGNLLQCKIAFQSLYASNHNDSLRAHVVVIEEEVLKNSYAALPGNNTQNVYNYVMRKMLPNAGGSHLLNRTIGGTDTLNLFWNMQHIKDKSEVRVVAFVQNVNTQEIYNALLMTPIELTSIAETDNRKYEIKLYPNPAKEMVHLSILFPIKNAHLTVINALGEVVYSKEKITENELSISTDSFKSGMYCIQLKSNEQLIQKKLLVE
- a CDS encoding carboxymuconolactone decarboxylase family protein, which gives rise to MDKQVEDFNAYRSRMNAKILDSDNLIMKRLFNLDTNTYAAGALSVKTKEMLGLVASMVLRCDDCIKYHLQKCHENGVDTTEVFEVFAIANMVGGSIVIPHTRRALEFWEALQKG
- a CDS encoding PQQ-dependent sugar dehydrogenase → MKYHYRLFALFTLLNFMATAQNYMLQPAFPSLSYTFLYPIELKSVPDSSSRMFVVEKHGKIFSIDPAGTPITAKLFLNLSSIVSQSGSSGETGLLGLAFHPDYATNGYFYVNYTNSLSGSLKSYISRFQVSTNNPDSALFSSKLEILNLSQPYGNHNGGCLNFGLDGYLYCAFGDGGSGGDPLGYGQNKTVLLGKILRINVDSAAAPLNYSIPLDNPFYGNLSGYRQEIFTYGMRNTWRFSLDSVSGKMWAGDVGQNAYEEVDILESGLNYGWNVMEGMHCYSASVCDTTLKRKPVWEYPQGSSNYSVTGGYVYRGTTLPALYGKYIYGDYVSGRIWALNYDGINPTTNAVIIDRPSASAQQKTISAFGVDRQNNIYVISYDEGKVYKIAINTTDIPTVSNIQKSTVHQNLPNPFTKQTIFDFDIAQAGNVNLSVYNAYGALVKTLVNEAKAVGSYQVLMDAENMAAGIYYYCLKTNEGAVTKKMILSNQ